The Paenibacillus wynnii DNA window CCTTCAATCGGTTGACCAGTTCCTGTTCTTTAAAACCATAAGGCGCGATAAATGGCGCCAACAATGCAATCAGTACAAAAAATACAATGATGCCAAGCCCTACCATTGCCGTCTTATTCTTACGGAATGCCTTCCACGCATCACGCCAAGGACCGGATACCTTTTCCTCAGGAACGTTCGGGGGAGTTGCATTCACGGTTGTTGCTGCCTGTGTCATAGGTTCACCCCTCACTTGTAGTTGATACGCGGATCTATAGCGGCATACATAAGATCCACAAGTAAATTGATAAATACAAAAATAAAGGCAATAATCAGAATACCCGTCTGGATCACAGGGTAATCACGCGAGCTGATTGCTTCAAATATATACCGTCCCACGCCAGGCCAGGCAAATATCGTCTCTGTCAGTACGGCTCCGCCGAGCAGTGCGCCCGTCTGCAAACCGATAACTGTCAGCACGGGGATAAGCGCATTCTTCAAAGCATGCTTATACACAACTAGAAATTGCGATAATCCCTTTGCCTTCGCCGTACGGATGTAATCTGAATTCATAACCTCCAGCATGCTGGAGCGGGTCATCCGGGCGATAATCGCCATTGGAATGGTCCCGAGAGCTATACTTGGCAATATAAGATGCTTAGTAACGGTCCAGAGCTGACTCCAGTTTCCCGCCAAAATGGTATCAATCACATATAGATTGGTAATGCTCTCCACCGGATTTCGCTGATCCATCCTCCCTATCGAGGGAAGCCAATCCAGCTTTAGTGAAAAAATCAACTGTTCCATAAGCCCCAGCCAGAATATCGGCATTGAAACCCCAATTAGAGCAATAACCATTGCCGTATAATCAAACCATGAATTTTGGCGCCAGGCGCTTAGAATCCCTGCATTTACACCTACAATGGTAGCAAACAACATACTCGCAGCCGTTAGCTCCAGAGTTGCCGCCAAATAAGGCAGAATTTCTTTGACAATCGGTGTTTTGGTTCGGATCGAAGTGCCTAGATCACCCTGTAATAAATCACCCATATAGTTGAAATACTGATTCAACCAAGGCTCGTCCAGACCCAATTGCTCGCGCAGCGCTTGCTTGGATTGCTCCGTCGCCTTTTGCCCAAGAATCGTTTCTGCCGGATCTCCGGGAATGGCATGGATGATGGAAAACACGATAATCGTCATCCCGATCAGAACAGGGATCAGTACCATGACACGTTTTAATAAGTAGGAGTTCAAGTTGGCTCACCTTCCAAAGGTGTATTTGAAAAATAACTTACCGCCGCGGTTCGCGGCGGCAAGCTTGTTCCTTCTATTAACTATTCGAAGTATATTTCACTGTAATACTCTGTACCTGTTGGTCCTGGAACGAATCCTTTGAGGTTCGCTTTACCGGCCAAAAGCGGTGTTGTGTGTACAAGTGGAATCCAAGGCGCATCAGCTTTGATGATTTCTTGAGCTTTCTTATAC harbors:
- a CDS encoding ABC transporter permease — translated: MNSYLLKRVMVLIPVLIGMTIIVFSIIHAIPGDPAETILGQKATEQSKQALREQLGLDEPWLNQYFNYMGDLLQGDLGTSIRTKTPIVKEILPYLAATLELTAASMLFATIVGVNAGILSAWRQNSWFDYTAMVIALIGVSMPIFWLGLMEQLIFSLKLDWLPSIGRMDQRNPVESITNLYVIDTILAGNWSQLWTVTKHLILPSIALGTIPMAIIARMTRSSMLEVMNSDYIRTAKAKGLSQFLVVYKHALKNALIPVLTVIGLQTGALLGGAVLTETIFAWPGVGRYIFEAISSRDYPVIQTGILIIAFIFVFINLLVDLMYAAIDPRINYK